AATCCTcagtttcaagaaaaatttaTCTCCTCAACTTTGATAAGTTCAAAAATAAAATGGTTCTTAGCCAAATCCCTAAACTTAACTCCTATATATTAAATTTGACTCATGCACATCGAACACTTATAATGGATGGTTGGGCTGAACGATACAAGAGTGTTGCATCGGTGCCCGCAAGTCGCTGGTGCGGTCCTTCCACGGTGGCTATAAGCTCCGCGTGCGTGTATGACGGTGCAAGAGCACGTAAACGCCTCGGCGCGGCGTTATACTTGCAATGACCACCGCTTTTTTTTTTGGAACATAGACGCTAGCAGCGTCCGACTTTAACTTAATAAAACCACCAGGCAGAATCCACACATAAAGTCTTACAAGCCAAATAGATAAAGTCCAACGAGCCCATGGCTCAAGATAAAGCTAAGTAGCACACAGCCACAAGATCGGTAACACAAAAGCGGAGCAACAAGGCCAAAGGAAGCAAAACGAGGAGGATCATGGCGCAGCCATCGTCCCGTGCCGCGCCTTCATCATGGTTGTCTTGATCAGCTCCATGGCCTCTTTCATGCGCTCGATGTCACGCTTCTTCCCCAGTGGAGCCCAAAcctgaaggaaaatatggcatTTGAAGATAATATCAGCGGGGTGGGTCGGGAACTTGTGTTCAATCGTAATTTTGTTACGAACCGTCCAGAGGGACCAAAGAAGCGCCCCAACGCATCTCCAAACTATCCTAGCATTGGCCCCTCTTTGCGCCGTTAAGATAGACAACAAGTCGTGGCTAGATTGAGGGTTCCAATTTTGATTGAATGCGTCTCTCACCGCACTCCACGCAAATCTAGCAAGCGCACAACCAAAGAAAACGTGGTTCGCGTTTTCCCCTAAACCGCAAGTGGTGCACGTGCCGTCCGCCAGCCCATTTCGTTTGGCAACGTTGTCCGACGTAGGTAAGCGGTTGCGAAACATTTGCCAAAAGAAGATCTTGATTTTGAGAGGAATGGCAGCCTTCCATATCCCCCTAGCTATATCTAATGTAGGTCCCGAAGATAACTTGTCATATAAGGACTTGACCGAAAATCTCTTAGAAGCGGTCAACTTCCACGATATCGTGTCCGCCCCAGTGCTACGGTTCAGACCACCCAAGTCGACCGTCAAAGCGTCCCAGCTTGCAGCCTCCCTGGGCTCTAAATTCCTGATGAACGAAATGGCTGGAGGGTGGACGCGTAAAGCATCGGCCACGAAAATGCTAGTGTCCGTTGCCAATTGGTACAATTCCGGATGAGAATGCCATAACGGCTCCTGACCCCACCAATGGTCGAGCCAGAACCGTGTGGACTTGCCGTTGTTTACCCGGAACTGCGCACCAACTGAAAACGCCGGTCGAACCGCTTGGATCCCGTTCCAAAAGGCCGAACCGTTGACTTTAGCCTTGAACAAATTCCCCTCCGGGAAATATTTAGCTCGAAGGATGTCTGCCCAGAGCCCCGACTCGTTTTGGGCAAGACGCCACCACCACTTAGTTAGCAACGCCACGTTCATGAGTTTAGAATTCGTGATACCTAGGCCGCCAAATTTCTTTGGCCTACACGCTGCTGCCCATTTCACTAAGTGGTATTTGCGCTTGGTCCCGGCTCCTTCCCAAAAGAACCGGGAGCGAGGGGTATCGAGTCTTGTGTGAACCCCATCCGCTAGTAGGAACATCCCCATAGTGAATATAGGGAGGGAAGATAAGCTCGAGTTGGTTAGGATTAGCCTCGCCGCCGAGGACATAAACCTACCCCTCCAAGGGCTCACTCTGTTAGCGACCTTCCCATAAAGCGGTTCCCATTCCGCTATGGTAGGTTTCTTGGTCGAAATCGGGAGGCCCAAGTATTTAATTGGAAAGCTCCCTAGCTTGCAATTAAGGAGATTCGCAACCCGCGAGCTAGCTAGATCATCCATCCCAATGGTGATCACTTCGCTTTTCAGAAAGTTGATCTTAAGCCCTGATAAGATCTCGAACGCAAGCAGAAGTAGTTTGGTGGTAGCTAAGCTGTGGTCGTCGGGTTCGAATAAGAGCATCGTATCGTCAGCATATTGCAAATGCGTGACCCCACCCGGAATCAGATGCGCAACGAGCCCTGTAATGTGACCCGCTGCCCTTGCTTTCTTAATCATGGCCGCCAAGGCATCCGCAACAAAGTTAAAGATGAGCGGGGAGCTTGGGTCTCCCTGACGGAGACCACGCTTGTTACGAAAGAACTTGCCCATTGTGCCGTTGATATTGACCGCCGTGTGCCCACTACACACGAGGTGCATGATGCGATGTACGAATCCTGCCTCAAAACCCTTTTTGAGGAGGACTTCTCGCACGAACTCCCAGTTCACGCgatcgtacgctttctcgaaatctAATTTGAGAAGCACTCCCTGTGCCTTGGTCCTTTTCAACTCATGAACGATCTCTTGTAACGCAATTGGTCCCTCGAGGATGTTACGGTGTTTGAGGAAACCCGTTTGACTAGAGCTAATCACTCGTTGAGCGACCGGAGCCAAGCGCGATGCATACACTTTTGCACAAATTTTGAACGGGACGTTGATCAAGGTAATGGGTCTAAAAAGCTTAATATTATCCGCCCCTTTGACCTTAGGAATAAGGCAAATGGCTCCGTAGTTCAGCCGGGAGAGATCCACCGTGCCTAAGGCGAAGCCATTGACAATAtcgtagaacaagtgcttaaggcAGGGCCAAAATTTCTTAAAGAACTCCACCGGCCAACCGTCCGACCCAGGCGCCGTGCTCGTTTTCATGCCGTGTAAGGCCTGGTCTATTTCCTCAAGAAGGAATGTAAGGGCTAACCTATCGTTCTCTTCCTGCGAGACACGCTCCGCGGTATCCCACAAATCACCGCGAAGGCGTAATGGTTTTTCAGCGGCCGTCCCCAAAAGGCCTATGAAAAACTCGTAGATATGGGCCACGATTTGGTCCTGCGCCAACAGAACACCCTGGTCTGTTTGGAGACGCAGAATGGTGCATTTCCTTTTCCGCCCGTTCGCGTAGGCATGGAAATATCCAGTGTTTGCGTCTCCTTTCGTGACCCATTTGACTCCGCCCCTGCGTCGCCAATATTCATCTTCCGCGCGTACAATCGCTGTCACTTGATCTTCTAAAGCGTACCTATGCGCCCACTCTCCAAATCTAACAGTGAAATCGTCGCAACGATGCGCGCACGCTCTCTCTTGGACTCGCTACCATGATTAGCGCCCCACCCACGCAGGTAGGCGCGCAGCTTGCGAGCAGCCGCGACCCAGCACTCTGCTGGACCGCGTTGAGGTCCCAGATGAGCACAAATCACGCCCCAACGCTCAACCACCATCTGGGCAAATCCCTCTGCTTCAAACCACGCCGTTTCGAAGTAGAACCTAGGGCTACGGCGGATGAGCTCCTCCCCTAAGGAGAAAATGAGCGGGACGTGGTCTGATCCGATGGGCGTCTCCGCCACGAGGGAGCACATGGGGAACAGAACCTCCCATTCCGGAGTAAAAAAAGACCCTATCTAGCACGCAACGGACCGGCTGCATTTGCTTGTTAGTCCAGGTATATCTGGCCCCAGTCCGTGCGGCCTCCCGCAATGCTGCTGCCGCAATGGCATTATTGAATAAGGACACCCTTGTCCAGtcaatatgagcattattcttatCCGCCCCCGAGCGAATTAAGTTGAAGTCTCCCCCTACCACCACAGGGAGGTTGTTATCCCTTTTGGCCCCGACCAGGGTGGTAAGTTCTAGCAGGAACGCTGGCGATCTGGAGTGGTCAGCCGGCCCGTAGACACACACGACCACCCACGACAGGCCAGAAACACAATGCTTAATAGTAGCAGATGAAAGGAACACACCAACATCCCAATGCAGAACATCACATACATCTTTATTACAACCCAAAAGAATGCCACCAGAATGACCGACAGAGGGAACCCACTGCCACTCAAAACGTTGAAGAGGATCAAAAGCAAGCAAATCCCTGAAGGTAAAATCAGATTTAATCGTCTCTTGTAACGCAACCACGTCTATATGTTCTTTGACCATGTATTCCCTTAGCTGCGTGCGTCGACCACCGTGGCCACAGCCACGAATATTCCAGAACATGTAACGCATCTAAATCACCCTGTTACGTAGGCGCACACCTCTAGAGGTCACCGCCTTCGCCACTCTCTTCCTAGCCGTCGCTCGGCCATTAGAAGGAAGGACACCAGCTTCCCTAGCTAGTGACACCTCGTCGGGCACTCTCTCAGCAACAGCCTCTACTGGCACAATGGCTAACTCGCTGTTGTTAGCACAGCGCACAGCAGCGGCCGCCAGCGCAGCCTGCGCCTCTTCCCAAGCGCGCACAAGAGATACAATATCGGACTGCGCCCCACGAGTCTCCACCCCGCAGTCATCTAGAATGCTCACCAGCTGCTCATACGAGAAGGCATTAAGAATGCGAAAAGAGGGCAAGGGGTTACCTGCGGCGTCCATGTTCTTGTCAGCGATGCGGAGTTTGGCGCTCTCCAAGGAGGAGAGGTCGCCGAGCTTGGCCTTGGCCCGAACGCTCGGGGCGCGCTGCACCACCGGGATCGCCTTGGTGCGCCTGGCCTTGTTGATAGTCCCCGTCGTCCCCAGCGCTGCGCCCAACTCACCACCAAGGTCAGAGCTCTCCGCCTCCGCCATCACCATCGCCTGCTTGTTCGCCGGTTTCCGCCCCGCCGTCTTCTTCGGTTGCCTGCCCCCACTGTTGGAACCCCGGCGCGGAGCAGGCGTATTGTCAGCAGGCTCGCTCACCACGCAACCATAGTCCGCCCCCACAGCCACTGGTGAGGAAGAGGTTGGAAGAGAGGGAGGGACAGCAGAGGAGACCCCGCCCACGCCAGTCATAGTCGCCACCACCTGGGATGGGCCAAGGTTGGACCCGTACTCGTTGAAGGAAAGTTCCAGCGACCTGGCTAGCGGGGGCCCGCTGACCGCGGTGTCCTGGGTCGATACCCCCATGGCACCAATCTCGGTCGACAGCGCACCCAGCTTGTCCCAAGTTTCCGTGTCAATGGATGTGTCCTGAATGCTGTCGTCTTGGTCCTCTCCCCTATCTGTCATCTTGGTATCCTGGTTCTCCGCACCACGAGGGCCGCCCTCGCACCCTTGCGACTCCTTGCCTGGTTCGGCCCTGCCGTGCTTTTCGGTGCCCAGCGTCCGAGCGCCCGGATTCGCGTCCTTGTCAGGAGGGTTGGCAGGGCCCGCTCCCAGCACGGCCCGCTCACCACCCCTTTTGGGCAGGGTCTCGCGCTCCACCTTGATTTGGTATCCCTCATGGTTGAACCACACCTCGACAACTCCATTGAGCTTCTCCGGGGCTTTGCACGCAAGCTTCATCCGAACAGGCCCCAACCTGATCAGAGAAAGTTCATCGCCCACAATTGGCCTGCCCAGCATCCGGAACCCTTCCCTGATGCGATCTTCACGCCTATGTTTCTTGGGGATGCCATGGAGACGCACCCAAGTCTCCGGCATCACCATGGGTTGGACCTCCTCGTGTAACATGTCGCGCACCCGCGCAGTGATGTCATTGATGGACAGAAACAACTTACCACTAGACTTCGCCATGTGTAATAGATCTGCAGAAGGAAAGACCACCACGAAGTCATCATCACCCACTTGAGATACCTGCCAGTCCCAGTCGCCTGTCACCATGTGCTTCAATTCTTGCTTGAGAATCCGTAGGTTCAGTTTCCCCGGCTCCGCAGATAAGATGGCCGCGTTCTTGATGCGAGCATCTATGGGTGCTTCGgtctcgtccacgtcctcgaacTCCAGGCAGAAAAAACCTTCCCCAGAAATGGCACTGCCCATGATTTGGAGGTGGAGTTGCCGGCCCCTTGTTGGACAGTGTGCGGACGCATGCCCTTCTTCCTTGCAGAGCACACAAAGGGGCAAGAACTTGCACTGGGACTGGAAGTGGCCGGGGCGCCCGCACTTGAAGCACTCCACGGCCGCCGCCACTTCCACTGGGATGGGTTCCTCCGCCGTACCCTTGGGGGCAGAGGGCAGTGCCACCGCCAGTGAAGCTGCCCTCGGCTTCATGGCCTTTGGGTCCCCGTGGCCCCCACCACCGCTGGGGAACGGCTCGGGCTTCCTCTCAAGCTCTCGACGCCGCTGCTGaaccttctttttcttcttgcgCTCCTGCTGCTGGATCCACCACGGGGGAGGAGGACCCCAATCCCCCTCGCGCCGGCCCTGGTCGCGGGATCCGCCTCGCTCTTCTCTGGCCTCGCGACCACCCGAGCGCTCGCGCATCACACGCTTCGCCTTGTCACGCAGTTCCCGCTCCCTACGCCACTCCGCCTCCGGATCTAAGACCTCCATCGGCCGCTTGTCCGCACGCCTATCTCCCATCACCACCGCCGCGAAGGACTGGAGAAGGGGGGAGGAGGGGGGCAGATCTGGATCGAGCGAGCGGAGTGGGCAAAGCGCCGCACCTCGCGAGTGGTGGCTGGAAAACCTAAACAGGGGTCCAGGCAGCCCCGCCTCACCCATTTATATCCAGTGATCGGGCCAGAGTCGGGCCGCGGCGCGTTGGGCCATTTGGCAGCATGAGGCCGCGGTTCCGAGGCCGTCTCCAGTCCTAGGCCACTCGGCCCAGGCCCAGAAGCCGCTGCCAGCCCCACGCACGTCGCCGACCCCGAAGGGGTCCCCCACCAACGGCCCACCCGGCCCAACCCTAGGGCCTGGTGCCAAGCGCATCGGCCCCGGACCGCAcgacgcccccgccgcctccaccgccgccgccacggggGACGCCGGCAGGCGCGGCCAGTCCTCCCTGGACAGCTCCGTCTGCGACACCGTCAGACTCGCCGCCGCCTTGGCTCGAATGCACGTCGCCGCCCCCGACGAACCGCCAGCACCCGAGCCCGTGACGAGCTCCCGCGGCGGCTGCCAGATGCGAGAAGCTATGGATCTGGAGCCACGGCCGCCCGGCGCGAAGCGACTCCCGCGCCCCGAGCGCGAAGCAACCCCGCCCTGCTTCGCAGCCAAGGCCACGAAGTCGCCGATCGACGGCCCTGCCGGCGCCGCGCACAGGCCTCGCTCCGGATCCAGCTCCCCGCCTTCGTCCTCCTCTTCCGAGTCCTCCGCCGCCAGCGCCCAGAAGCGATTGTGGTGACCTGCGTCCCCCACTGCCGGTGAGCCGGCGCGGCCCTCCCCGCCGCTCACCGGTAGCACGCTCGCGTTGCGCCGGACCCCGGGCCAGCCCGTCTTCCCCGCCACGGCTGGCTGCCATACCGCAGTCGGCGCGTCGCCCACGCTGTCGCCCAAGCTGTCGCCCATCTCCCTCCTATGTGCCAAATTTTTAATGACCACCGCTTCTGCCGCACATGGCATAGTCCCCGACTGACGCCTTCCAATCCAGCATGTAACCTTCACTTAGCAGTCGCGGATACCCATCCCCCGGTGCTCCTTCCCTTCGACAACGACCCAGCCACACCAGCACGATCACGTAGTCACACGCCCGACTACGGCCCTCGTGTCAGTGGTGCTGTACAGCGCATCGAGCCGCACACCACCGTCATCCTCGGGCAGGTGATGTTGATGAACCCGACCGCCGGTTGGAAGGTGTAGTTGAAGAGGAAGTAGTGGAGCTGCCAGTTGGCGGTGCTGGCAGAGACGTCGGTTTGGGATGTCCGCCTGGACGTTTTCGTTGGCCACCACGACAACACGACTAGCGTAGGACACATGGATGAGCGTGTCGCCACCCAGCGAGAGTCCTTTTGCACTGGCTACAAGCATGCCCGAGAGTGTTGCACTAGCGACCGCTGATTGGTGGAAAGGGTGGGGATGGACGTTCCTCAAAAGCAATTTTATAGAGGCTCACCATGCGGGAGGGGGATTGGATAATTTGACCCACTTTACAAGGTGTTTGATGATTTGCCTCGAAGTTGTTTCAATGACCAATGGCCCCGGCCACACACGGCAGTCTCAGGGGGTGGCAAATTATCAAATGGAGAAGTAAAGTCAGGCAAAAGATTCAATTTCTCTCACGTAGGATGTAGACGAGAAAGTAGGTGAAATTCATCTAAATGGGTTATTTCCCTCATCCTTCCCCTAGTGGCGTGATGGTGTGGTCCGAAACACAAGAATTCATCTGAATTGGGGACGGAGGTCGGCGACCACTTTTGTCGCGTGGTGAAGCTTTCCTCGTGGCCGGGGACGACCGGCAGGAGCGCCCCCATGGCTTGGTCTTTGTTGTCTTCAAACGAGAGAACATATTAGGGCATTTCTAACCGATCCCCAAAAAGTAGTGGAATATCCGGCCAGTAAATCTTAGTGGAGTAGTATTTATACTCCACTAAGTTTGGTCAGTTCTAGCCGATCATCTAAACTTAAAAGGTAAATTTACATAACTTCAACGTAATTTCAACCGAAATTTGCATGCACTTAAACATAAGTTCAACACAGATAGTCTTGACAACCGAGCAttaaacataaatttaaacttaAACTACACTAAAAACTACTCAACTTCAACGACCGTAgtggaggtcgagccaatccttccttgAGAGGACACCCTCGGTGACAGCTGGGTCCGGGCCGGTGCCATCGTCGTCGCAGTCGGGGAAGATGCTCCGCCACTCCTTGTCGTCGTCCTTCTTGTCGCCCTACTCACCGCCTTGCACCTCGTCAGAGATGACAATGACCTCCCCGCCATTGTCGGCGAatatcgcccgctccgcctccacaaACTCCGGCTCCTCGTGGCGGAGGTCCTCCATGTACGCCTCATCGGCGGCTTCCGCCTCGAGGTGCTTCCTCGCCTCTTGGTCCTCCCGCACCGTCGCCGCGCTCACCAAAGCCGACTCCGGCGGGACGAGGTGGACCAGTGCCGCCCAGAACGAAGATTTTTAGCCTCGCATCACGGCAGTGGAACTGGACTTGCCACCGGTCATAATCCATCGCCGCGAGCTCCGCCGTGTGGAACGGCCTGACCCACTTCCTCTTGTGGGTCTCCCGATCGGTGATCTACGCCAGTACGCCACCCATGTCCCCCACGAGCGTTGCCAGACGCCGAAGTAGGTCCTCTGCAACGGCCGCGATGGAGGGACCTCCGCGAAATCGGCGAATCGGGTGGGGGCGGGTGGTtcgggcgagcggcggcggctcgaggATGCGCAGGCGGACGATGACCCGCTGGCGTGGCGGCGCGGATCCGCGTTGCGGATCGGCGGTGGGGACCTCCAGCCACCGCGCCCGGCGATTGGGAGGACAGGGGGCGGCGGGGAAGGGCGGGGGATGCGCCTGTGGCGGGGCGAGGGGGAGAAGAGGATGTAGAGGAGGGGAAGAGAGGGAGAGATTTTTTACTCGGCCGCCGAGCTGTGGAGTAAAAATAAGAAGATTTGCGGCGGCTGAGTAATTTTTTTTACTCCGTTATGATCTATTGGGGATCGGTTAGGTCCCAGTTAGAGAAGTAAGACCAAAATTTTACTTCTCAAAACGGTTATTGGGGATCGGCTGGAAATGCCCTTAACAATAACAAGCTAGATCTAGCTAGAACCGTTGGTATGGACAAAGCCACCTGTCCCATCAAAAAAAAAAAAGGACAAAGCCACCAGCGATGTCAAGCTTAACCTGCGTGACCCATCACTCGTATGATGCTACAGTATACGTTAGCAGCACTCTTCTGGTAGTTTTATCGTAACTTTGGAATCATATTAACAACTTCCACCAGTTGACATCTTCACTTGAAAACATGAAGCAAAAAACTACCCTTGACTCACCTCCCGGTGATCGCAATGGCATTACAAAACCAAACAACGCTAAGGCACAATATCAGGCGTATGCCTAGCAGAAGCAAGATCTCAAAAGTAGCAGATAAACCTCATATGCTCGCATCATCAAGCTCATCAAGGAACAGGGACAAAAAAGTAGAGAAGGTTGGAATTTCACAACTGTTATGGATCATACAGTGAGTGGTGCTAGTAGTGCCAATTATTATTTTGATTTTCCGTCTGCTTCACTCTCGCTGCAGATCTTGCTAAAACATACACATGACATAAATGTGAAGCTGAATTTGTGCACACCATACATCACAATATTACAGAGGAAGCAACATTTTGCTTATTTATATCTTGGATGGTAGTTCATTTGGTGCATCCATAAATACCTTCGCGGCACACAACTACTACAGGACGTAGTTCACACAATTAAGTGGCCACACATTGTTGCCTCAATGTAAACAATAGTACGATCTCATCAAATGTGGTGCATGTAATCTTCAGGCACCTTTACCTCATCATCATGCCTTTGCGAGGGATACAACCAGCATAGCTCGAGAGGTTCTGGTCCGCTCCTCTTGCAAGCTCCCATCCGGATCCAGGCTCCAGTGCAGCTCCGCAGTCCTCACAAATTCATCCATAATGTCTCCAAAATGCTGGACTATTATCGGCTCGAATAAGGCTCTCAGATTATTCACGAACTTCCTTGGGGTGCTCAGAGCAGTGTTCATTTCGGTTGTAGGGTCGTGCGCCCGCATCTCCCTGATGGAAAAGGAGCCCTCTTCTTCAATGATTTCCCTCACCTCTTCGCCGGAAGGTCCATGCACCGGCACATAGAAAGAATCAAACTTTGCTTTGTCGATCGCACCCTGTCAGTCATACCATATGATTGGTAGGTGAAATAGCCGCATGCTTGATTGAAGTAGATAAATTGTTATGCTAAAAACAAGGTGAATAAATGTACCTCAGCGACCATGGCACTTAGAATCTGAGCTACAATTCCTGGGAAAAGAAAGAATTTGGAGGCAATTACATCAGAACACGTCCCTACTAGGGAAATAACCATTCGGCCTCCTGAGACCAATTCTTTGGCTCTCAGCTCCAGGAAAAGTGTGAAGTCATTCCTGAACTGATGTGCATAAGCTTCACGGACCAATGGGAACCTTTCacgcctaacatgttcatcagtGTCGAACACTGGGATGTGGTTTCTCGTTAGATCCTCAGGAGCCTGTAAAGGTAAGTACTTAGAAAACTCACAAGGAATCCAGTTGGATTAATTCGTTGAGCTCTCACCTTTGAGAGCCATTGCAAGCTGTTGGACGCGCATACAAGATGCAAGGAGTCACTAGTAAAGAGCCGCTCATAAAACGACCCCGGTATGACACCGGTCAGGACAACAGGATCCTTGCTTTGACGGAGTGTGACCAAGCTCTTCACCACCGTGTTGAAGTCATTGTCAGGCAGGTCGTTGAGAAGCACGCATACTTCCGGTGGTGGCTGCTGTAAGTGAACGCATTGGCTGTGGATGGCATTGATGGCAGTTGATACCAGTGCTAGCGCATTTGGGCCAGAGGAGCATCCCAAGTCCGCAATCACTATCTTTCCAGTCAACAAGGTACTCCTGCTGCCGCATAACTCCGCGATGACCGCTTCTATGAGGGACTTCATCCTGTTCTGCTCAGCCTTCTGCAGTTGAGTTGTAGCCATTCAGAAAATCTGGACTAACCTTCTGGCTTAATAGTTGCTAATCAATGCCTCTAGTTCTTCTAAATCTCGGTAATATAAGCTACATTGTGAACAAGTGCAATTTTGCAAGCCGAGTGACGAAGAAAAGGTCATCGGAACAACATTGGCAAATTAATCTAGAGTGTTGAAGATACCTGAAAACTGGAGTTGCGAGCATAGCTAGTTTCCCCTTGTCCTTGACTCATATGCACCATCTGTTCGGAGGCCATGGCTTTGCTTGGAGCAGAGCAAAACTCCAGATCTTGAATCTGCAGGAACCAGATAGATGGTAAAGGAAAAGATAAATGGCGAAGTAGTCCTGGCAATGTCTCTGAATGATTGATTAGTGGGCAAGCCAATGGGAAGGCTGAAAGGACAATAATATAC
The Aegilops tauschii subsp. strangulata cultivar AL8/78 chromosome 3, Aet v6.0, whole genome shotgun sequence genome window above contains:
- the LOC109780469 gene encoding inactive anthranilate O-methyltransferase 1 produces the protein MASEQMVHMSQGQGETSYARNSSFQKAEQNRMKSLIEAVIAELCGSRSTLLTGKIVIADLGCSSGPNALALVSTAINAIHSQCVHLQQPPPEVCVLLNDLPDNDFNTVVKSLVTLRQSKDPVVLTGVIPGSFYERLFTSDSLHLVCASNSLQWLSKAPEDLTRNHIPVFDTDEHVRRERFPLVREAYAHQFRNDFTLFLELRAKELVSGGRMVISLVGTCSDVIASKFFLFPGIVAQILSAMVAEGAIDKAKFDSFYVPVHGPSGEEVREIIEEEGSFSIREMRAHDPTTEMNTALSTPRKFVNNLRALFEPIIVQHFGDIMDEFVRTAELHWSLDPDGSLQEERTRTSRAMLVVSLAKA